The following proteins are encoded in a genomic region of Comamonas resistens:
- a CDS encoding TrbI/VirB10 family protein, which translates to MSQDDIPDLATPQADKVAPEAVALRAQPRPVTRLNRRTLAILAGGLSVGVMGALIWSLQPQQRGAGESTELYNVDRVSRSEGLDQLPTDYSKLPALPPDVPELGPPLPGDLGPAIVNSQQPVAATYAAPGYDPNDALRKEAEAAAASSVFFRTGAPQAAPVAQSQVATAPGFAANAAFDPLAAGPASTAAQPADPTAVQNRQDQKEAFLTGGSAETRNSGNLQMPASPYQVMAGTVIAGALVTGIKSDLPGDVIATVTEPIYDTATGKFLLIPQGSRILGKYNSQVSYGQSRVQVVWNRIILPDTSSLTLDNLVGTDPAGYAGLEDDVDWHWDRIFAGAVLTTLLGVGAELAAPENRQDGDRVIIAGRDSLQDTVNQVGQEVTRRNLNIQPTLTSRPGLSVRIIVNRDLVLRPYQPLFFNKGTSR; encoded by the coding sequence ATGAGCCAGGACGACATTCCCGACCTTGCCACGCCGCAGGCGGACAAGGTGGCACCCGAGGCGGTGGCGCTGCGCGCCCAACCACGCCCGGTTACGCGCCTGAACCGGCGCACGCTGGCCATCCTCGCCGGCGGCCTGTCGGTTGGCGTGATGGGTGCGCTGATCTGGTCGCTGCAACCGCAGCAACGCGGTGCAGGCGAATCCACGGAGCTGTACAACGTGGATCGCGTCTCGCGCTCAGAAGGCCTCGACCAACTTCCTACCGACTATTCCAAGTTGCCAGCGCTGCCGCCCGATGTGCCGGAGCTGGGGCCACCGCTGCCGGGTGATCTGGGGCCAGCCATCGTCAATTCGCAGCAGCCGGTCGCCGCCACTTATGCCGCGCCAGGCTACGACCCCAACGATGCGCTACGCAAGGAAGCAGAAGCGGCTGCGGCTTCATCGGTATTCTTCCGCACTGGCGCTCCGCAGGCTGCGCCCGTGGCGCAGTCGCAGGTCGCTACCGCGCCGGGCTTCGCCGCCAATGCCGCCTTCGATCCGCTGGCCGCTGGCCCGGCCTCGACGGCGGCCCAGCCTGCTGATCCGACTGCCGTGCAGAACCGGCAAGACCAGAAAGAGGCGTTTCTGACTGGCGGCTCTGCGGAAACCCGTAACTCCGGCAACCTGCAAATGCCTGCATCGCCATATCAGGTCATGGCTGGAACGGTCATTGCCGGGGCACTGGTCACGGGCATCAAGTCCGACCTGCCGGGCGACGTGATCGCCACGGTGACGGAGCCGATCTACGACACGGCCACTGGCAAGTTCCTATTGATCCCGCAGGGTTCGCGCATCCTGGGCAAGTACAACAGCCAGGTCAGCTATGGGCAGAGCCGCGTGCAGGTGGTGTGGAACCGCATCATCCTGCCCGATACGTCATCGCTGACGCTCGACAACTTGGTCGGCACCGACCCAGCAGGGTATGCGGGTCTGGAAGACGACGTGGACTGGCATTGGGATCGGATCTTTGCCGGTGCCGTGCTGACCACGCTGCTGGGCGTCGGTGCCGAACTGGCCGCACCCGAGAATCGCCAGGACGGTGATCGCGTCATCATCGCCGGGCGCGACAGCCTGCAGGACACCGTGAACCAGGTCGGCCAGGAAGTGACCCGGCGCAACCTCAACATCCAACCCACGCTGACCAGCCGCCCCGGCTTGTCGGTACGCATCATCG
- the trbG gene encoding P-type conjugative transfer protein TrbG, protein MNARFRRTVLPEILLASTVLFAGCATQGKPPLVISLDEPVQAQPLPEPPKPIEVVAVPEPLALPAQLKPLPDVDAAPVAPEPADEKVRVSRANAEARIAPTREGYVNAIQVWPFTDGALYQVYASVGRVTVIALQPGEELVTVAAGDTVRWIVGDTSSGSGVDLRVNVLVKPIRSGLKTNLVITTSRRTYLLELTSTDKAWMASVSWDYPKDRMLALQRQAQAANAAAPVDAGLSLENIRFRYAISGSNPPWKPLRAFDDGEKVYIQFPAGIAQGELPPLFVIGAQGDGQLVNYRFRSPYYIVDRLFGAAELRLGADKGDVVRIERTDGIAGRN, encoded by the coding sequence ATGAATGCACGTTTCCGTAGAACCGTATTGCCGGAGATCCTGCTGGCATCGACTGTCCTGTTTGCGGGCTGCGCCACGCAGGGCAAACCGCCGCTGGTGATCTCGCTCGATGAGCCGGTGCAGGCGCAGCCATTGCCCGAGCCGCCCAAGCCCATCGAAGTCGTGGCTGTGCCCGAACCGTTGGCATTGCCCGCGCAGTTGAAGCCGCTGCCGGACGTTGATGCGGCCCCGGTGGCACCGGAGCCCGCCGACGAGAAAGTGCGCGTCTCCCGCGCCAATGCCGAAGCACGGATCGCACCGACCCGCGAGGGCTACGTCAATGCGATCCAGGTCTGGCCCTTCACCGATGGCGCGCTGTACCAAGTCTATGCGTCCGTGGGCCGCGTGACGGTGATCGCGCTCCAGCCCGGCGAGGAACTGGTGACGGTCGCTGCGGGCGATACCGTGCGCTGGATCGTGGGTGACACCTCCAGCGGCAGCGGGGTCGATCTGCGTGTCAATGTGTTGGTCAAGCCTATCCGTTCCGGGTTGAAGACCAATCTGGTCATCACCACCAGCCGCAGAACGTACCTGCTGGAACTGACCTCGACCGACAAGGCATGGATGGCGTCGGTGTCCTGGGACTATCCCAAGGATCGGATGCTGGCGTTGCAGCGCCAGGCGCAAGCCGCCAACGCTGCCGCGCCGGTTGATGCGGGTCTGTCGTTGGAGAACATCCGCTTTCGCTATGCAATCAGCGGCAGCAATCCGCCGTGGAAGCCGCTGCGTGCCTTCGATGATGGCGAGAAGGTTTATATCCAGTTCCCGGCAGGCATCGCCCAAGGCGAGCTGCCGCCGCTGTTCGTCATTGGCGCGCAGGGCGACGGGCAACTGGTGAATTACCGCTTCCGCTCGCCGTACTACATCGTGGATCGCCTGTTCGGTGCGGCCGAACTGCGTCTGGGGGCCGACAAGGGCGACGTGGTGCGCATCGAGCGCACGGATGGCATCGCCGGGAGGAACTGA
- the trbF gene encoding conjugal transfer protein TrbF: MRFKRPQVRYADTPQPATPYQAAAQVWDERIGSARVQAKNWRLMAFGCLALALLMAGGLVWRSAQSIVTPYVIEVDQSGQVRTVGEAATPYRPTDAQTAHHIARFVTLVRSLSIDPIVVRQNWLDAYDYTTDRGAAVLNDYARVNDPFARIGKESVTVQITSVVRASDASFNVRWTERRYVNGAAAGLERWTAVVSIVQQTPRTEERLRRNPLGIYVNGLSWSRELDSSEGAKP, from the coding sequence ATGCGATTCAAACGACCGCAGGTGCGCTATGCCGATACGCCGCAGCCTGCCACCCCGTATCAAGCCGCTGCCCAGGTCTGGGACGAGCGCATCGGCTCGGCCCGCGTGCAGGCCAAGAACTGGCGGCTGATGGCCTTCGGCTGCCTGGCGCTCGCGCTGCTGATGGCCGGTGGCCTGGTGTGGCGCTCGGCCCAGTCCATCGTCACGCCCTATGTCATCGAGGTGGATCAGTCCGGCCAGGTGCGCACCGTGGGCGAAGCGGCCACGCCGTACCGGCCCACCGATGCGCAGACGGCGCACCACATCGCGCGCTTCGTGACGCTGGTGCGCTCGCTGTCCATCGACCCCATCGTCGTGCGCCAGAACTGGCTCGATGCCTATGACTACACCACCGACCGGGGCGCGGCGGTGCTCAACGACTACGCGCGGGTGAATGACCCGTTCGCCCGCATCGGCAAGGAGTCGGTGACGGTGCAGATCACCAGTGTGGTTCGCGCCAGCGATGCGTCGTTCAACGTGCGCTGGACGGAACGCCGTTACGTCAATGGTGCGGCTGCCGGGCTGGAGCGATGGACGGCGGTGGTGTCCATCGTGCAGCAGACCCCGCGCACCGAAGAACGCCTGCGCCGCAACCCGCTGGGCATCTACGTCAATGGCCTGTCGTGGAGCCGTGAACTGGATTCTTCTGAAGGAGCCAAACCATGA